The Panicum virgatum strain AP13 chromosome 5K, P.virgatum_v5, whole genome shotgun sequence genome has a window encoding:
- the LOC120707373 gene encoding N-alpha-acetyltransferase 50-like: MGAGDGEAAASKEKGGGGAERTSLDGVRDKNVMQLKKLNTALFPVRYNDKYYQDAIASKDFSKLAYYSDICVGAIACRLEKKEGGAVRVYIMTLGVLAPYRGLGIGTKLLNHVFDLSAKQNISEIYLHVQTNNDDAIAFYKKFGFEITQTIHNYYMNITPPDCYVLTKFIGLAATKK; the protein is encoded by the exons ATGGGCGCTGGGGACGGGGAGGCCGCAGCGAGCAAggagaagggcggcggcggcgccgagcggaCGTCGCTGGACGGCGTGCGGGACAAGAACGTGATGCAGCTCAAGAAGCTCAACACGGCGCTCTTCCCCGTCCGCTACAACGACAAGTACTACCAGGACGCCATCGCATCCAAGGACTTCTCCAAGCTCG CTTACTACAGCGATATATGTGTCGGTGCGATAGCGTGTCGCCTGGAGAAGAAGGAAGGAGGGGCTGTCCGAGTTTacatcatgaccttgggtgtaTTGGCACCTTACCGTGGCCTTGGTATCG GGACGAAGTTGCTGAACCATGTTTTTGATCTCTCTGCGAAGCAGAACATCTCTGAGATATACTTGCATGTTCAGACAAACAACGACGACGCCATCGCTTTCTACAAGAAGTTTGGATTCGAAATAACACAGACGATACATAACTACTACATGAACATAACGCCACCAGATTGCTATGTCCTTACGAAATTTATTGGACTGGCTGCTACAA